In Paenarthrobacter sp. GOM3, a single window of DNA contains:
- a CDS encoding benzoate/H(+) symporter BenE family transporter — protein MPSPSPSTTERLVRKEALGPPVTAGIVTALVGFTSSFAVVLAGLKAVGANQGQASSGLLALTLTFGLGILWLSWRSKMPVTLAWSTPGAALLASAGMVDGGWPAAVGAFLLVGVLILLTGLLPVLGRIMAKIPTALAQAMLAGVLLPLCLAPFKSLGSAPLLIAPVVLCWIVLMKFAPRWSVPGSLLVALAVIGIHIASNGVQVPAEDLLPRLEWTTPAFTVEAAVGLALPLFIVTMASQNIPGVAVLKSFGYTTPWRSSMLVTGAGTVVGAPFGGHAINLAALSAALAAGEEAGKDHGRRWIAAFVSGLAYLVLAAGSAALVTVVAAAPPGLLEAVAGLALLGTLASSISSALAAAEERIPACITFLLAASGLSFAGVGAAFWALAGGILVRWMLKSRTPLQKG, from the coding sequence ATGCCTTCCCCTTCCCCGTCGACCACCGAACGCCTCGTCCGCAAGGAGGCCCTGGGTCCGCCAGTGACCGCAGGAATCGTCACGGCACTGGTAGGTTTCACCTCGTCGTTTGCTGTCGTCCTGGCAGGTTTGAAAGCCGTCGGCGCCAATCAGGGGCAGGCATCCAGCGGCCTGCTCGCGCTCACGCTGACTTTCGGTCTCGGTATCCTATGGCTCTCCTGGCGCTCCAAAATGCCGGTTACCCTTGCGTGGTCTACGCCCGGAGCGGCGCTTCTCGCCTCCGCGGGAATGGTCGACGGCGGCTGGCCGGCTGCCGTGGGAGCGTTCCTGCTGGTGGGGGTACTGATCCTCCTCACCGGGCTGCTCCCTGTCCTCGGCAGGATCATGGCGAAGATCCCGACGGCACTGGCACAGGCCATGCTGGCCGGTGTTCTGCTTCCGCTCTGCCTGGCGCCCTTCAAGTCGCTGGGATCGGCACCGCTGCTCATCGCCCCGGTGGTCCTGTGTTGGATCGTCCTGATGAAGTTCGCTCCCCGCTGGTCTGTTCCGGGGTCGCTGCTGGTGGCTTTGGCCGTCATCGGCATCCACATCGCCTCAAACGGCGTCCAGGTCCCGGCTGAGGACCTGCTCCCCCGGCTGGAATGGACAACGCCGGCGTTTACCGTGGAAGCTGCCGTGGGGCTGGCCCTGCCACTCTTCATCGTGACCATGGCCTCACAGAACATCCCGGGCGTGGCAGTCCTCAAATCGTTCGGCTACACCACTCCGTGGCGCTCGTCCATGCTGGTGACCGGGGCCGGAACCGTTGTTGGAGCTCCCTTCGGTGGCCACGCCATCAACCTGGCTGCCCTCAGCGCAGCGTTGGCAGCCGGCGAAGAAGCCGGCAAGGATCACGGTCGTCGCTGGATCGCGGCTTTTGTCTCGGGCCTGGCGTACCTGGTCCTGGCTGCGGGGTCCGCGGCACTGGTCACGGTAGTTGCTGCGGCCCCGCCCGGACTGCTGGAAGCGGTGGCGGGGCTTGCGCTCCTGGGAACACTGGCATCGTCGATTTCCTCGGCACTGGCCGCAGCCGAGGAACGCATACCGGCGTGCATCACATTCCTGCTCGCAGCCTCAGGCTTGAGCTTCGCGGGAGTGGGCGCCGCCTTCTGGGCTTTGGCCGGTGGCATCCTGGTTCGTTGGATGCTGAAGAGCCGGACACCGCTCCAGAAAGGCTGA
- a CDS encoding antitoxin: MPVGLIDDLKGKAQGLIQGNEEAIRNGIEKAGDFVDEKTGGKYAGHVDKVQNAASDFVAKNDGEPQAPVADEPKQP; the protein is encoded by the coding sequence GTGCCCGTGGGTTTAATTGACGACCTGAAGGGCAAGGCTCAGGGTCTCATTCAAGGCAACGAAGAAGCCATCAGGAATGGCATCGAAAAGGCCGGGGATTTTGTGGACGAGAAGACGGGTGGCAAGTACGCCGGCCACGTCGACAAAGTCCAGAACGCCGCTTCCGACTTCGTGGCCAAGAATGACGGAGAGCCACAGGCTCCCGTCGCGGATGAGCCGAAGCAGCCGTAG
- a CDS encoding amino acid permease has product MNQLTASKSVLRRKPIDDIEEESKHSGLFKSLGLWQLTAIGVGGIIGVGIFSLAGLVAHGSEGSPGVGPAVLFSFLIAGLASGAAALSYAEFAGMIPRAGSAYTYGYVALGEIIGWFIGWDLLLEYIAIVAVVAIGISGYFDAFLSGIGIHMPTWMTSTADEGKGGIINLPAILVCLLVTWILSRGTKAFGRFELVAVAIKVILILFIIGLGIFYVNTENYNPFMPSGFGPVVAGAATVFFAVFGYDAMSTAAEEAKDGKKHMPKAIILSLIIAMLLYVAATLVLTGMQNYKDINPTAGFASAFTGVGLPVIATIISVFAVLSILTVMLTFLLGVTRVWFSMSRDGLLPGWFAKTDRNGTPQRVTWIAGIASAFLAGVFPIKEVADLTNIGILAAFVVVCVSVIVFRYTKPNAPRTFRLPLMPVVPAFGVLASAFLMFQLHWETWVRFGVWLVIGLVIYFSYGRKHSLMNPDSPRHKTVTTPSA; this is encoded by the coding sequence ATGAACCAACTGACGGCTTCCAAGTCCGTCCTGAGGCGCAAGCCCATTGACGACATCGAGGAAGAAAGCAAGCACAGCGGACTATTCAAAAGTCTTGGCCTCTGGCAACTGACGGCCATCGGCGTCGGCGGAATTATCGGCGTCGGAATTTTCTCCCTGGCGGGACTGGTCGCCCACGGCAGCGAAGGAAGCCCGGGTGTCGGCCCTGCCGTGCTCTTTTCGTTCCTGATCGCCGGGCTGGCCTCGGGAGCGGCAGCGCTCTCCTATGCCGAATTCGCCGGCATGATCCCCCGCGCAGGATCGGCCTACACCTACGGGTATGTGGCCCTCGGAGAGATCATCGGCTGGTTTATTGGCTGGGATCTTTTGCTTGAGTACATTGCGATCGTGGCCGTCGTGGCGATCGGCATCTCCGGCTACTTCGACGCCTTCCTATCGGGTATCGGGATCCACATGCCCACGTGGATGACGTCCACCGCCGATGAAGGCAAGGGCGGCATCATCAACCTGCCGGCCATCCTCGTCTGCCTCCTCGTCACGTGGATCCTGAGCCGGGGAACCAAGGCGTTCGGCAGGTTCGAGCTGGTGGCGGTCGCCATCAAGGTGATCCTGATCCTGTTCATCATCGGCCTGGGCATTTTCTACGTGAACACCGAGAACTACAACCCGTTCATGCCCAGTGGATTCGGTCCCGTCGTGGCCGGTGCTGCAACCGTCTTCTTCGCGGTGTTCGGCTACGACGCCATGAGTACCGCGGCTGAGGAGGCCAAGGATGGCAAGAAGCACATGCCCAAGGCCATCATCCTGTCCCTGATCATCGCCATGCTGCTCTACGTCGCCGCCACACTCGTCCTCACGGGTATGCAGAACTACAAGGACATCAACCCCACGGCCGGGTTTGCCTCCGCCTTCACGGGCGTGGGACTTCCGGTCATCGCCACCATCATCTCGGTGTTCGCTGTCCTGTCCATCCTCACCGTAATGCTGACGTTCCTCCTGGGCGTTACCCGCGTGTGGTTCTCCATGAGCCGCGACGGCCTGCTGCCCGGGTGGTTCGCCAAGACCGACCGGAACGGCACTCCGCAGCGTGTTACCTGGATCGCCGGCATCGCTTCGGCATTCCTTGCCGGTGTCTTCCCCATCAAGGAAGTCGCCGACCTCACCAACATTGGCATCCTCGCCGCCTTCGTGGTGGTCTGCGTTTCGGTGATTGTGTTCCGCTACACCAAGCCAAATGCACCGCGTACTTTCCGTTTGCCGCTCATGCCTGTCGTCCCGGCCTTCGGCGTCCTGGCTTCGGCGTTCCTGATGTTCCAGCTGCACTGGGAGACCTGGGTACGGTTTGGCGTGTGGTTGGTCATCGGCTTGGTGATCTACTTCTCCTACGGCCGTAAGCACTCACTCATGAATCCGGACAGCCCCCGCCACAAGACCGTGACTACGCCCTCGGCGTAG
- a CDS encoding cytochrome: MTAPLLAHATDYGRMYARSTTEQFSVPSITTVIGQQAHSLDGWFSYMGASSLAADPELPAILGSPAKIRQAINKASKAAELYRDQAAARGDRVHTYCEQVALRAMGRPHRAEECREDLAAHGEQAFAARFDEWWELYQVEPLAPEITVWNSTVGYAGTLDLVARINGRICLIDYKTKGTTRDGTVKALDDKVVMQLTAGMKAEESLVDPVTGQWEPWKYGDNPMLLAVAVGETEVRPQRANPEILKHHWWKFCALRRVWEMSADVTAAGQALLPIAPPVFATAGAGQGSAAAL, encoded by the coding sequence ATGACTGCTCCACTGCTCGCCCACGCTACTGACTACGGCCGAATGTACGCCCGCTCTACTACCGAGCAATTCTCCGTGCCATCCATCACCACGGTGATCGGCCAGCAGGCCCATTCCCTGGACGGATGGTTCAGTTACATGGGTGCAAGCAGCTTGGCTGCCGACCCCGAGCTTCCTGCGATTCTTGGAAGTCCGGCAAAAATCCGGCAGGCAATCAACAAAGCTTCAAAGGCAGCCGAGCTTTACCGGGACCAGGCTGCTGCCCGGGGTGACAGGGTGCATACGTACTGCGAGCAGGTGGCTTTGCGCGCGATGGGACGGCCGCACCGCGCGGAAGAATGCCGGGAAGACCTGGCAGCACACGGCGAGCAGGCCTTCGCGGCCCGGTTCGATGAGTGGTGGGAACTCTACCAGGTTGAGCCACTGGCGCCGGAGATCACGGTCTGGAACTCGACGGTTGGCTACGCCGGCACGTTGGACCTTGTTGCACGGATCAATGGGCGCATATGCCTCATCGACTACAAGACCAAGGGGACAACCCGGGATGGGACTGTTAAAGCCCTCGACGACAAAGTAGTCATGCAGCTCACTGCAGGCATGAAGGCCGAAGAAAGCCTGGTGGACCCCGTGACAGGCCAATGGGAGCCCTGGAAGTACGGTGACAATCCCATGTTGCTGGCTGTTGCCGTGGGGGAAACCGAGGTGCGGCCGCAACGGGCCAACCCTGAGATCCTCAAGCACCACTGGTGGAAGTTCTGCGCTTTGCGTCGGGTGTGGGAGATGTCGGCAGACGTTACTGCCGCCGGACAGGCGCTGCTCCCTATCGCCCCGCCCGTGTTCGCAACGGCCGGAGCAGGGCAGGGATCAGCAGCAGCACTGTGA
- the def gene encoding peptide deformylase has translation MAIMSIRIIGDPVLRTVADPVTEFGPELAKLVADMTETMEDVEGAGLAAPQVGVSQRVFTYRIGGVEGHIINPVLENSEDFQPDEVEGCLSIPGLGFPVRRYRATRATGVDLNGNPVSVEAEGMLARCFQHETDHLDGVLYTDRLEGEDRKAALRAIRNANYHAITEQTTSKRANTVGSSFGGGSFGVPE, from the coding sequence ATGGCAATTATGAGTATCCGAATCATTGGGGATCCGGTGTTGCGCACCGTAGCCGATCCCGTTACTGAATTCGGTCCGGAGCTCGCCAAGCTGGTAGCTGACATGACCGAAACCATGGAGGACGTTGAGGGCGCAGGCCTTGCGGCACCCCAGGTTGGGGTCAGCCAGCGTGTTTTCACGTACCGCATCGGTGGCGTGGAGGGCCACATCATCAACCCCGTCCTGGAAAACAGCGAGGATTTCCAGCCCGACGAAGTTGAAGGCTGCCTCTCCATTCCCGGTTTGGGCTTCCCGGTGCGGCGCTACCGGGCCACGAGGGCAACCGGAGTGGACCTTAACGGCAACCCGGTTTCCGTGGAAGCCGAGGGCATGTTGGCTCGATGCTTCCAACATGAAACCGATCACCTGGACGGTGTCTTGTACACCGATCGGCTGGAGGGCGAGGACCGGAAGGCGGCTCTCCGGGCCATCCGTAACGCCAACTACCACGCCATCACGGAGCAAACCACCTCCAAGCGCGCCAACACGGTTGGTTCCAGTTTTGGTGGCGGCAGCTTCGGGGTTCCCGAGTGA
- the fmt gene encoding methionyl-tRNA formyltransferase, with protein MRVLFAGTPAVAVPSLDALVKAGFDVVAVLTRPDAPLGRKRILTPSPVAARAAELGIDVIRAAKVDPDTTSRIAECAPDVAAIVAYGGIVPRAALGVPTHGWINLHFSLLPAWRGAAPVQRSIIAGDDITGAATFQLEEGLDTGPVFGTLTETVRPEDTAGDLLDRLSVSGAVLLSQTLSAIDAGHAVAQPQTGEVSLAPKLTLDDGRLDWTQPALAINRRARGVTPEPGAWTTLEGQRVKLEPVLPRPDVKDLAPGTIRVEAKSVLVGTGSHAVELGRIQPAGKKMMSPADWARGLAAPERVVFE; from the coding sequence GTGAGGGTACTTTTCGCGGGAACTCCCGCTGTCGCGGTCCCGTCGTTGGACGCGCTTGTCAAAGCCGGGTTCGACGTCGTGGCCGTCCTGACGCGACCGGACGCGCCCTTGGGCCGCAAGCGCATCCTGACTCCGTCTCCGGTGGCAGCCCGCGCCGCCGAACTTGGCATAGATGTCATCAGGGCAGCGAAGGTAGATCCGGACACGACCTCCCGCATTGCGGAATGTGCTCCCGATGTTGCCGCCATTGTGGCCTACGGGGGAATTGTTCCGCGCGCGGCGCTGGGCGTTCCCACCCACGGCTGGATAAACCTGCACTTCTCTTTGCTGCCGGCGTGGCGCGGCGCCGCACCCGTCCAGCGTTCCATCATCGCGGGCGACGACATCACCGGGGCGGCAACCTTCCAACTGGAGGAAGGCCTGGATACCGGGCCTGTCTTCGGGACGCTCACTGAAACCGTCCGGCCTGAAGACACCGCCGGTGACCTCTTGGACCGGCTCTCGGTGAGCGGCGCCGTTCTGCTCAGCCAGACGCTCTCCGCGATAGATGCCGGACATGCCGTCGCGCAACCGCAGACCGGTGAAGTGTCCTTGGCTCCCAAACTGACGCTGGACGATGGACGTCTGGACTGGACGCAGCCGGCTCTTGCCATAAATCGGAGGGCCAGGGGCGTCACTCCCGAACCAGGGGCATGGACCACTTTGGAAGGGCAGAGGGTCAAACTCGAACCTGTGCTGCCACGGCCCGACGTGAAGGACCTGGCGCCGGGAACCATCCGTGTGGAAGCAAAATCTGTACTGGTGGGAACCGGTTCCCACGCCGTAGAGCTTGGCCGGATTCAGCCGGCCGGTAAGAAAATGATGTCGCCGGCCGATTGGGCCCGCGGCTTGGCAGCACCCGAGAGAGTGGTATTCGAATGA
- a CDS encoding RsmB/NOP family class I SAM-dependent RNA methyltransferase — protein sequence MSESGRRGPNNSGSRDGGGQGNRDGQANRGGQGSKRNAQGRERNRGPQRGFSTSAPAQRTRRADPARLVAFEVLRAVASEDAYANLVLPARIREHRLDRRDAGFATELSYGALRGQGTYDAILARCVDRPLEQLDPAILDALRIGAHQLLSMRVPAHAALDQTVGLARAVIGAGPSALINAVLRKVTAHTWDEWLDTLLDQETDETKIAALRHAHPEWIVRALRQSLVNHGRPKSEIDALLEADNAAPVVNLVALPGLGDLDEAFENGATAGELVEGSALSAGGDLGRFESVRRGTTRVQDVGSQLVARALAGVDLDGSARDGERWLDLCAGPGGKAALLAALAHRDGATLLANEPAPHRAKLVQQALSAVPSESWSVRTGDGRDVGTEQPGAFDRVLVDVPCSGLGALRRRPESRWRRSPKDIGDLGPLQRDLLTSAIDAVRPGGVVAYVTCSPHPAETTAVVGDVLGKREDLELLDAGLALDHVSLTGSLGAGHEQTAQLWPHVHQTDAMFLAVIRKKA from the coding sequence ATGAGCGAGTCCGGCCGGCGAGGCCCCAACAACAGCGGGAGCCGGGACGGTGGCGGACAAGGCAACCGTGACGGGCAAGCGAACCGTGGCGGACAGGGGAGCAAGCGCAATGCCCAGGGCAGGGAACGCAACAGGGGACCGCAGCGCGGTTTCTCCACTAGTGCTCCCGCTCAGCGCACGCGCCGCGCCGACCCGGCGCGGCTGGTTGCTTTCGAAGTCCTCCGGGCGGTCGCTTCCGAGGACGCCTACGCGAACCTTGTCCTCCCGGCCCGCATCCGCGAGCACCGCCTGGATCGTCGTGATGCCGGATTCGCCACAGAGCTGAGCTACGGCGCGCTGCGCGGCCAAGGCACTTACGACGCGATCCTGGCCCGGTGCGTGGACCGGCCACTCGAACAGCTTGATCCGGCCATCCTGGATGCTCTGCGAATCGGCGCGCACCAACTGCTGTCCATGCGTGTGCCTGCCCATGCAGCCCTGGACCAGACGGTTGGTTTGGCCCGTGCGGTCATCGGCGCCGGCCCGTCCGCGCTTATCAACGCCGTGCTGCGCAAAGTCACGGCGCATACATGGGATGAGTGGCTGGATACGCTCCTTGACCAGGAAACGGATGAGACCAAAATCGCCGCCCTGCGCCACGCACACCCGGAATGGATTGTGCGGGCACTGCGCCAGTCTTTGGTGAACCACGGGCGTCCGAAGTCCGAGATCGACGCACTCCTTGAAGCCGACAACGCAGCACCTGTGGTCAACCTGGTGGCGTTGCCCGGACTGGGTGACCTCGACGAAGCGTTCGAAAACGGCGCCACCGCGGGCGAACTGGTGGAAGGCTCCGCCCTCTCAGCCGGTGGCGACCTTGGCCGCTTCGAGTCGGTCCGCCGTGGCACCACCCGCGTCCAGGACGTCGGCTCGCAGTTGGTTGCGCGCGCCTTGGCCGGCGTCGACCTTGACGGTTCTGCGCGGGATGGGGAACGGTGGCTGGACTTGTGTGCCGGCCCCGGAGGCAAGGCTGCGTTGCTTGCCGCCCTGGCCCACCGTGACGGCGCCACCCTCCTGGCAAACGAGCCCGCCCCGCACCGCGCAAAGCTGGTTCAGCAGGCCCTCTCGGCTGTTCCCAGTGAGAGCTGGTCTGTGCGGACCGGCGATGGACGCGACGTCGGCACCGAGCAGCCCGGGGCATTTGACCGTGTTCTGGTGGACGTCCCCTGCAGTGGCCTGGGAGCGTTGCGACGGCGGCCGGAATCGCGGTGGCGCCGCTCACCGAAGGATATTGGCGACCTCGGCCCGCTGCAGCGTGACCTGTTGACGTCGGCAATTGACGCCGTCAGGCCCGGCGGTGTGGTGGCTTACGTGACCTGCTCGCCGCACCCGGCAGAAACAACGGCAGTGGTGGGCGACGTGCTGGGCAAGCGTGAGGACCTTGAACTGCTCGACGCCGGACTGGCACTTGACCATGTCAGCCTCACCGGCAGCCTGGGTGCCGGCCACGAGCAAACGGCCCAGCTGTGGCCACATGTCCACCAGACGGATGCGATGTTCCTGGCGGTTATCCGCAAGAAAGCGTAG